CATGATGGTTCTCTCGCAGCCGATCGCAGCGTGAAAGGCTCCTTGAGATAGTCCTGCACATATCTTTCGGCCGGATTGCCTGGCAGCGTCATCTCCCGAATTTGGGGCTGCACGGCACGTAGAGCAACCGTTGCGGCTTCCTCAGTCTGATCGGGTTTGCGTCGAACCAGGATGTTCAGCCACCATGCGGTCCGACCGTCATGCCAGCTGTCTTGGCCGCGGATCAGCGGCTCCGTCCCGATCGGGACGATGACATCAAATGATCCTCCAGCTTCCAGGCCGAAGAAGCCGGGTGGCGTGACACCGACGATGGTGAGAGGAATGCGATCTAGTCGAAGTGTTCGCCCGATAACATCCGAAGATCCGCCGAATTGCCCCTGCCAGAATCGGTAGCTGAGAACCGCAACCGGTCCGTCTCGCCCGCCTCCCCTCTGATCGTCCGCTTCGTTGAAGGTGCGGCCGAGGATCGCCGGGACACCGAGTACGTCAAAGAACCGGCCGCTGGCAAAAATGCCGCTGATGAATTCAGGCTGATTTCCACTCTTCAGGTTCAATTCGGCTCTAGACCAGGCCACGGCGCCGTCGAAGAGTTGCGGCCGGTCCCGAATCTGCTCCCAGATGGGATTCGTCCAAGGCCCCCCCTTGCGTTCAATGAGCATGAGTCTGCTCGGATCGCGCACGGAAAGCGGCCGCAGGCAGAGGCTGTCGAGGATCGAGAAGATCGCTGCATTCGCACCGACCCCCAGTGCGAGCGAGAGGATAGCAACTGCCGCAAATCCTGGAGACCGGCGAAACTGACGAACGGCGCAATGGACATCTTTTGACAGATCCGAAAGCAAGCGGAAACCATACGCATCGCGATATTCCTCTCTGGCTTGGTCGAGCCCTCCCAGGGAGATCCTGGCTTGTCTCATTGCTTCTTCTTTTGACATGCCCTGATGCACGTTCTCTTCGGTGAGCATCTCTAGGTGAAGCTGCAGTTCATCCTTCAATCGCTCTTCCAGGTCCGGTTGCCTGAAGGACGCGCCAAGTCGTGACATGAGTGATCTGAGACGAGTCAGCACAAAACAGCTCCTCAAAACGATCCCGCCAGTACACGATTGATGATTTCTGCCATTTGCTCCCAGTTGCCGGCCTCTTCGATGAGCCTTTTGCGACCGGACCTCGTGATCGAGTAGTAACGCGCCTTGCGATTGTTCTCAGTCGTACCCCATTTCGAGCTGATCCAGCCGTTGTGTTCGAGGCGGAGCAGGGCGGGGTAAAGCGTTCCTTGGTTCAAACGCAGCAACTCGCAGGACACCTGATGAATGCGGCCCGCAATCGCATACCCGTGCAGGGGACCCAGAGCCTCAAGTGTCTTTAACACGAGCAGATCCAACGTCCCATACATCACTTCAGATTTCGGCAGCGCCATTTTTTCCTCCAACTGCCATTATCTTCTTTTGCCCTCAGGATCGACACAAAAAGCGAGATACGCGTCCGACACGAACTGTGGAGCGCGCCACCATTTAGACGCTGGGCCTCCAACTACTTCTTCTCTACAATAACCATCTCTACCGGTCGCTTTGCGGGCAACAGCTCTAACCGCAATTGTTGACGCACAGCCTCGATGATCGACATCGGATTCTTGCCGTCATAAAGAAGATCCCAGTCAAATTTCCCTTGAAGGTGGGTTTCATCGATTACAGGCGTTTTGATCACACTCTCAATCTGGGCAATCAATTGGCTAGGACCCGCACCTGAAGCTGCAAGCACACCTTCGTCCGCGCTGGCGTGGAAACTCTTCGCCCTTGTGGATTGCAGGCTGCCCGTCAGCTCGTTCGGTGCAGTGAGGACAAAGGCATCCATTTCACGAGTGACGCGCTCAACCTTAATCCCCAGTGCAGATTCCAGGGCACTGACGACCAGATCTCTGAGGGCCTGACTCTTGTCATCCTGCATGACGGCTGTGACATCGTATCGTTGCCCCTGCATCTCAGCCGGGGTAGACAGGTGAGTTGGATTTACCCGGAACAAGGACTGCAAAAGCGAATTCAATTCCGCACCGGTGGCTGTAATCCTATTCGGAGCCATGATCGTTGTGGAAGTCGCCTCCTTGGAAGGCCGAATGCTTAGATTAAGAATTGCCGGCTCACTGTCAGGCGCCTTTATGGCATCAGGCGAGCTGATTCCTCCTGGCTTGGGTGCGGTGACTGGATTGCGAACATCGGTATCCGATGAAAGACTGCTACCACTAATGAGTCCGTTTAGCATCTCCTCATTTAAGTTCTCCCCTTCCCGGGTGCCGGTCATGATGGCAAAGATCTTGCCCTTTTGATCTACGACAACGGTCCGCGGGATACCGGACACCCCAAATGCCTTGAATGTCGATTTGTTCAGGTCGAGTCCCACCCAGCCCCTCACCACCCTGCGATTGAGAAATGGGGCAACCACTTCTTCGGGTTCGTCAGTGATGGAAATGAACTGGGCCTGCTTGTCGCCAAACTTCTCGGCCAGTTGGTTCAGATGTGGCTGCTGGGCGATGCACGGCGCACACCAAGTCGCCCAAAACTCAACTACAACCACTTTGCCTCGCAACCCTTGCCAATTCGGCTTGGCTTCCGGTGGAGCTTGGAGAATCTTCGCCAGCACGATTTCCGGCGCGGTAGAACCTGGCTGCAGATTCGCAGACTGCCCCACGCTCCTTCCAGCGATCAACATGGAGCCCATTAAAAAGAGAACCAGAATCCAAACGTTGAATAGCTTCCTGTTCATATCGTCTCCAATCCAAGCAGGATGGCTCGTGGAAGGATGATTAAGTCTTCCCGCCAATCTCAGCGTGTTTGTGCGATCTCCCCTATTTCATTGGCCCGGCAACTGGAGAATATCTCTACTCCTGTGGCCTGTCAACTGGAAAATCATTCTTGTCGTTGTTTAGGTGGTCGTGGATTTTGATAAGTCTGAACAAACTAGCTCTGCCGGATTTTGAACAGTGGATTCAGGATGCGCCGAAATCGCACCGAACCATTGGGTGCGTCCGTGGTAACGCCGGACGTATGTTCAGAGAAGGTTGGAAGGGCCGCCGGCCGGAGCTGGCGGCCCTTGATGTTCTATGGGCTGATTTCCACCCTGACCTGCCCTGGAGGGCTCAGGGTCTTGACCGTAACCGACACTGGCGAGCCATCCAAGGCAGCGCCCACCACGTTCGACACACTGCTTACCTGAGCGTTCACCGTGGCGAATTTTCCCTGGAAAACGGCTTGGTTTAGGCCGTAGATGATTACCCGAACCTTGCCGTTGACTGGCGCCTGCGCGATCTGTTTCTGGACGGTGTCAACCAAAGCGACGGTTCCTGTCGTGTCCAGATCGAATTGCAGGCTGGCCACCGGTTTGTCAACATACAGGAATACCATCATGAGAAAGACCGCCTTCATTGGGTTACCGATACGTTCACCACGATCGAGATGGACAATCCGCCGACCTTCGAGCACGGGGCCGGCGTCTTCACCGGATCTGATTGGGGGCCTTCGCCCCACACGTTAACGGCCGAAACCGCAAATGTATGCGCTTCGGGCGTGATGTCCACCTCGAATTTCGGTTCCTGCGTGTTTGCTACCTGCGCACCGTCCATGTAAACATTGTACCCAGTAACCTGCTCTTCTGCCGCATTGGCAGGCCAGCTCAATTGCGCCCTTGTTGCCATCAAACACACTCCTTGCTTTTGTTATTTACACCCTGTGATCCCGAGGATCACAGAGACCAAGATCTGCACGTCGAGCACGTTGGTCCCGCCATCTCCGTTCATATCGCCGCTTACCATTGGGGACAGCGGCTTCACGCCAAGGATGGCATTGATGAGTGCCTGCAGGTCCATTATGTTCACCGCGCCATCAAGGTTCAGATCGCACCTTGAGGGCGCCGTGATAGTCGTAGAAACCTCATTCGAGAAGCCGCTCTCCAGGCCGGCTGTGTTGTATGCCGTCACCGCGAAATAGTAGGTGCCTAGTGACAGGCCGGTCACGGTGAAGGTGGTCTGCTTGCCCAGGGAGATCGGCGCGCCATATGTCCTCGGCGACGTGCCGTAGTAAACCTTGTAGCCGGCCAGATCGGTTTCGCTGTTTGGATCCCAGGCCAGGGTCACATCCGCCGCCAGGAGCGGTGCCGGGGCCAGCCACATCAAAAGGATCAATACCCTTTTCCAGCGCACTTCCAGCCCTCAGTTGACAAACAATGTGCAATTGAAGAACGCCTTCAACGTGGTTCGGTCGCCGTTGACGATCTCGACAATCGGGTGCTGCTCGACTGAGAAGCAGTCGCTCTTCCTGTCCTTGTAGACAATCGAGAACCCAAGCTGCCAATTCGGGTGATCGACGTAAGCCGGGTTTCGGTCGCAGAGACAGAAGTTTTCGTAGGCAACCACATCCCGGTCCCACAGCCGCTTGAAAGACGACCCGCCCCGGTGCGTGTGGTTTTGAATCAGCGAGATGCCCTTACTGTCCAGGAGATTCTTCGCCGTGTACCCGCTGTGTTTCGATACGGCGTCAAAATGTCCGATCAGCAGCTTGCCCCACTGCCAGCTCGTCTCTTTGTTGCCTGAGTAAACGCATTCAATCCTGTGCTGGTCCAGCTCCAGTTGCTCCTGCAGCGTCATGCCCTTTAATCCGTGCAGCTCGCGGGCATTGCTGGCAATAAAGACGGCCCACCTGTGCTCGTGATTCCCGAACACGTACACGATGCGCGCCCTCTGAAACCGCTTGCGAAGGCGCGCGAGGAAATCTCGGGTGAGATTCAACTCTGAAGAGAGCTTGGCCTTATCGTGGCACGCCGGGTTTTTGTCAAATTTTGATATGTCCCAGCAATCTGTTGCATCTCCGTTGATCACAACCAGGTTCGGGGCCAGTTCTTCTGCAATGCCCAGCGCCACTTCGATGGCCCTGTCATTCTGCCAAGGGAAATGAAGATCTCCGAGAACGAAGGCAGTCTCGTAATCGGCAGACGTGTGACGTTTAATGCGGCACCCCCTTTGACGTATTGGCAGGCCTGGCGGGGGCAGTGGGGCAATGCCCCGCCGTTGCCACTGGAAGATTGAGCGGTCTGCCTTATCGTCTTAACTGGACGGAAAACGCGAGGGCCGGCGCTCGGCTGGCAACGGGCGACGCAGCCGAAGTCGCAGCCGGTGAGCCATGGTTGAACGTGTTCGCATAAGCGCGGCCCGCGAAATAGGCCGTGGCAACGGCCAGGGCTATGTTGATGGGTTTTGCGGAGCGTGGGAAGTAGTGCCGGATGGTATAGGCTACGAAGATGCTGCCGCCGGCAATCCCAAGTCTCTGAGCTGGG
This genomic window from Terriglobia bacterium contains:
- a CDS encoding PadR family transcriptional regulator, yielding MALPKSEVMYGTLDLLVLKTLEALGPLHGYAIAGRIHQVSCELLRLNQGTLYPALLRLEHNGWISSKWGTTENNRKARYYSITRSGRKRLIEEAGNWEQMAEIINRVLAGSF
- a CDS encoding fibronectin type III domain-containing protein, producing the protein MRWKRVLILLMWLAPAPLLAADVTLAWDPNSETDLAGYKVYYGTSPRTYGAPISLGKQTTFTVTGLSLGTYYFAVTAYNTAGLESGFSNEVSTTITAPSRCDLNLDGAVNIMDLQALINAILGVKPLSPMVSGDMNGDGGTNVLDVQILVSVILGITGCK
- a CDS encoding TIGR03435 family protein, producing MNRKLFNVWILVLFLMGSMLIAGRSVGQSANLQPGSTAPEIVLAKILQAPPEAKPNWQGLRGKVVVVEFWATWCAPCIAQQPHLNQLAEKFGDKQAQFISITDEPEEVVAPFLNRRVVRGWVGLDLNKSTFKAFGVSGIPRTVVVDQKGKIFAIMTGTREGENLNEEMLNGLISGSSLSSDTDVRNPVTAPKPGGISSPDAIKAPDSEPAILNLSIRPSKEATSTTIMAPNRITATGAELNSLLQSLFRVNPTHLSTPAEMQGQRYDVTAVMQDDKSQALRDLVVSALESALGIKVERVTREMDAFVLTAPNELTGSLQSTRAKSFHASADEGVLAASGAGPSQLIAQIESVIKTPVIDETHLQGKFDWDLLYDGKNPMSIIEAVRQQLRLELLPAKRPVEMVIVEKK
- a CDS encoding metallophosphoesterase, which encodes MFQWQRRGIAPLPPPGLPIRQRGCRIKRHTSADYETAFVLGDLHFPWQNDRAIEVALGIAEELAPNLVVINGDATDCWDISKFDKNPACHDKAKLSSELNLTRDFLARLRKRFQRARIVYVFGNHEHRWAVFIASNARELHGLKGMTLQEQLELDQHRIECVYSGNKETSWQWGKLLIGHFDAVSKHSGYTAKNLLDSKGISLIQNHTHRGGSSFKRLWDRDVVAYENFCLCDRNPAYVDHPNWQLGFSIVYKDRKSDCFSVEQHPIVEIVNGDRTTLKAFFNCTLFVN